A portion of the Bifidobacterium bifidum ATCC 29521 = JCM 1255 = DSM 20456 genome contains these proteins:
- a CDS encoding aldo/keto reductase, whose amino-acid sequence MVLHRNLGPFGTTAIGLGEMPLTIENNLGHDKGIETIHAALDAGCRHLDTAWAYYCSGGEEQTGEKLIREAMASWNGPKDEVTIATKVGHFRNFTDGRPTWDVDGRPENLIKRGKESALALGVDTIDLLYFHRPDPKVPYNESVEAIKQLVDEGVAQEAGISNASIEQIDIARGILGDKLIAVQNQYSPIYLDTADTLEYTAKVGLNFVCWSPLGGFRKPKDETKFDPFREIAAARGVSYQQVVLAWELAKGDHVFVIPGAHRPETILDSLHAGDLELTPDELVRL is encoded by the coding sequence ATGGTACTGCACCGCAACCTCGGTCCGTTCGGCACCACCGCCATCGGCCTCGGCGAAATGCCGCTGACCATCGAGAACAACCTCGGCCACGATAAGGGCATCGAGACCATCCACGCCGCACTCGACGCCGGCTGCCGTCACCTCGACACGGCTTGGGCCTACTACTGCTCCGGCGGCGAAGAGCAGACCGGCGAAAAGCTGATCCGCGAGGCCATGGCCTCTTGGAACGGCCCGAAGGATGAGGTCACCATCGCCACCAAGGTCGGTCATTTCCGCAACTTCACCGACGGCCGCCCCACCTGGGACGTGGACGGGCGCCCTGAAAACCTGATCAAGCGCGGCAAGGAGAGCGCGCTCGCGCTCGGCGTCGACACGATTGACCTGCTCTACTTCCATCGCCCCGACCCGAAGGTGCCGTACAACGAGTCCGTCGAAGCCATCAAGCAGCTGGTGGACGAGGGCGTGGCGCAGGAGGCCGGCATCTCCAACGCTTCCATCGAGCAGATCGACATCGCGCGCGGCATCCTCGGCGACAAGCTCATCGCCGTGCAGAACCAGTACTCGCCGATCTACCTCGACACCGCCGATACGCTGGAATACACGGCGAAAGTCGGTCTGAACTTCGTGTGCTGGAGCCCGCTGGGCGGCTTCCGCAAGCCCAAGGACGAAACCAAGTTCGACCCGTTCCGCGAGATCGCGGCGGCTCGTGGCGTCTCCTACCAGCAGGTCGTGCTCGCGTGGGAGCTCGCCAAGGGCGACCATGTCTTCGTCATCCCCGGCGCCCACCGCCCCGAGACCATCCTCGACAGCCTGCATGCCGGCGATTTGGAGCTCACCCCCGACGAGCTTGTGAGGCTTTAA
- a CDS encoding glutaredoxin family protein, giving the protein MTVTVFTKPYCPQCDATKRQLTKQGVIFETVNLEQNPETLAQLQHAGFQQAPVVITPDASWTGYRPDLIRELAKKLAKKTAPVAA; this is encoded by the coding sequence ATGACCGTCACCGTGTTCACCAAACCGTATTGCCCGCAGTGCGACGCCACCAAGCGCCAGCTCACCAAGCAGGGCGTGATTTTCGAGACCGTGAACCTGGAGCAGAATCCGGAGACCCTGGCACAGCTGCAGCATGCCGGCTTCCAGCAGGCTCCCGTCGTGATCACCCCCGATGCATCCTGGACCGGCTACCGCCCGGACCTGATTCGCGAGCTGGCCAAGAAACTGGCCAAGAAGACCGCGCCGGTGGCCGCATGA
- the nrdI gene encoding class Ib ribonucleoside-diphosphate reductase assembly flavoprotein NrdI: MGAVVYFSSASENTARFIESCQLSGIGIAVYRIPLKPGSAPLNVREPYVLMVPTYGGGDAKKAVPPQVKRFLNNPANRAWIRGVVASGNTNFGTAYCAAGDIIAAKCRVPFLYRFELMGTREDTRKVRDGLARFFRDHRG, from the coding sequence ATCGGCGCAGTCGTGTACTTCTCCTCCGCCTCCGAGAACACGGCCCGGTTCATCGAATCCTGCCAGCTGAGCGGCATCGGCATCGCCGTGTACCGCATCCCCCTCAAGCCGGGCTCGGCGCCGCTCAACGTGCGCGAGCCGTACGTGCTGATGGTGCCGACCTACGGCGGCGGCGACGCGAAAAAGGCCGTGCCGCCGCAAGTGAAGCGCTTCCTCAACAATCCCGCGAACCGCGCGTGGATCCGCGGCGTGGTCGCGTCCGGCAACACCAATTTCGGCACCGCATACTGCGCGGCAGGTGACATCATCGCCGCGAAATGCCGTGTGCCGTTCCTCTACCGTTTCGAGCTTATGGGCACGCGAGAAGACACGCGCAAGGTGCGCGATGGACTCGCGCGTTTCTTCCGGGACCACCGCGGCTGA